In Eupeodes corollae chromosome 3, idEupCoro1.1, whole genome shotgun sequence, a single genomic region encodes these proteins:
- the LOC129949976 gene encoding protein HID1, whose amino-acid sequence MGNTDSKLNFRKAIVQLTTKNQTIDSNDDVFWDQFWNGHTTNLEDVFALVTAAEIRNLRTENPSNLATLCYKAVEKLAAAVDSSCRTQAEQQCVLNCVRLLIRILPYIFEDAEWKHFFWSSLPGPNDNQKENTSETPLAQSLLNAICDLLFCPDFTVVVTRKSGPEKADELANIDSCEYIWEAGVGFAHSPPKNAHLERRRSELLKLLLTCFSEPIYRLPNQTEEPNKWIAYFTSADNRHALPLFTSFLNTVCAYDPVGFGVPYNHLLFSDTTEPLVEACLQILIVTLDHDMIMHSGGNFDEGFGDNLFINYLSRVHRDEDFLFILKGITRLLNNPLVQNYLPNSTKRLHCHQELLILFWKICDYNKKFLYFVLKSSDVLDILIPILYHLNYSRADQSRVGLMHIGVFILLLLSGERNFGVRLNKPYTATVPMDIPVFTGTHADLLITVFHKIIATGHQRLQPLFDCLLTILVNVSPYLKTLSMVASVKLLHLLEAFSTPWFLLSAPSNHHLVFFLLEIFNNIIQYQFDGNSNLVYTIIRKRHVFHAMANLPSDMAGIAKCLSTRKFGKFNLPPVPEAMVKQIASTIPVPPEDPLTEEESEVESIDNKDESTMEGSRPALPAEPGTLKTSLLDTPGINQMTERETAHPSSPPEGSMSIEGSAAVIAVQGSGSPSESRSNTPPPKELTSKLSINTRGSIRMVPSNQDRWTPTPEWIVSWRSKLPLQTIMRLLQVLVPQVEKICIDKGLTDESEILKFLQHGTLVGLLPVPHPILIRKYQANSGTTAWFRTYIWGVIYLRNVEPAIWYDTEVKLFEIQRV is encoded by the coding sequence ATGGGCAATACAGattcgaaattaaatttccGAAAAGCAATAGTTCAACTTACAACGAAAAATCAAACTATCGATTCCAATGATGATGTTTTCTGGGATCAGTTTTGGAATGGCCACACTACTAACTTGGAGGACGTATTTGCTTTGGTAACAGCTGCCGAAATACGAAATTTGCGCACTGAAAATCCTTCGAACTTGGCCACTCTATGCTACAAAGCTGTTGAGAAACTAGCAGCTGCGGTTGATAGCAGCTGCCGTACTCAAGCCGAGCAACAGTGCGTTCTTAATTGCGTTCGTTTGCTTATACGCATTTTGCCATACATATTTGAGGATGCAGAATGGAAACACTTTTTCTGGTCATCATTGCCGGGCCCCAATGATAACCAGAAAGAAAACACCTCGGAAACTCCACTCGCACAGAGTTTGCTCAATGCTATTTGTGATTTACTCTTCTGTCCGGATTTCACTGTTGTTGTAACAAGGAAGTCAGGTCCCGAAAAGGCCGATGAATTAGCAAACATTGATTCGTGCGAGTACATCTGGGAAGCAGGTGTAGGATTCGCTCATTCTCCACCGAAAAATGCACATTTGGAACGACGGCGATCAGAACTTCTTAAACTATTGTTGACTTGCTTTAGCGAACCAATTTACAGATTGCCAAATCAAACAGAAGAACCTAACAAATGGATAGCGTATTTTACGAGCGCCGATAATCGTCATGCGTTGCCTTTGTTTACATcgtttttaaatacagtatgTGCGTATGACCCTGTGGGCTTTGGTGTTCCATACAATCATTTGCTTTTCTCAGACACCACAGAACCTCTGGTGGAAGCGTGTCTTCAAATTCTTATTGTTACCCTTGATCATGATATGATCATGCACTCGGGAGGAAACTTCGATGAAGGGTTcggagataatttgtttattaattatttatctcGGGTACATCGCGATGAGGATTTCTTGTTTATTCTTAAAGGAATCACAAGACTTCTTAATAATCCACTTGTTCAAAATTATCTTCCAAACTCTACTAAGCGCCTACACTGTCATCAGGAGTTGCTGATTCTCTTTTGGAAGATTTGCGACTATAACAAAAAGTTcctgtattttgttttgaaaagcagCGATGTACTTGATATCCTCATACCTATTCTCTACCATTTAAATTATTCCCGTGCCGACCAGTCTCGTGTGGGATTGATGCATATTGGAGTCTTCATTCTCCTGCTACTTTCTGGAGAGAGGAACTTTGGAGTCCGCTTAAATAAACCATATACCGCTACAGTACCGATGGATATTCCTGTTTTCACAGGAACTCATGCTGATCTTCTTATCACGGTGTTCCATAAGATTATCGCTACTGGCCATCAAAGACTACAACCTCTCTTCGACTGTCTACTAACTATTCTCGTGAACGTATCACCTTATTTGAAAACCTTATCAATGGTTGCCAGTGTAAAGCTGTTGCATCTTTTAGAAGCTTTTAGCACACCATGGTTTTTATTATCGGCGCCATCAAATCATCATTTGGTATTTTTCCTTCTCGAAATTTTCAATAACATTATTCAATATCAATTCGATGGAAATTCTAATTTAGTCTATACTATAATCAGGAAGAGACATGTTTTTCATGCTATGGCTAACCTTCCCTCAGACATGGCGGGAATTGCTAAATGCTTGAGTACAAGGAAGTTCGGTAAATTTAACCTGCCCCCAGTGCCCGAGGCAATGGTTAAGCAAATTGCATCCACAATACCAGTTCCACCAGAGGATCCGCTAACTGAAGAAGAATCTGAAGTTGAATCGATTGATAATAAAGATGAATCAACTATGGAAGGTTCCCGACCAGCTCTCCCAGCAGAACCGGGCACCCTTAAAACCTCTCTGCTCGATACCCCAGGCATAAATCAAATGACCGAACGTGAAACTGCCCATCCAAGCAGTCCACCTGAAGGAAGTATGTCAATTGAAGGGTCAGCAGCAGTTATTGCTGTGCAAGGGTCAGGCTCACCATCTGAGTCTAGGTCAAATACGCCACCTCCAAAAGAACTCACATCGAAACTTTCCATAAATACGCGTGGAAGCATTCGTATGGTGCCATCGAATCAAGATCGATGGACTCCTACACCTGAATGGATCGTGTCTTGGCGTTCCAAATTACCACTTCAGACAATTATGAGATTACTACAGGTCTTGGTACCACAAGTCGAAAAAATATGCATCGACAAAGGTCTCACTGATGAATCGGAAATTTTGAAGTTCCTTCAGCATGGAACACTGGTGGGTTTATTGCCAGTGCCGCATCCAATTTTAATCAGAAAATACCAAGCGAATAGCGGCACCACTGCATGGTTTAGAACATACATTTGGGGTGTCATATATTTAAGGAACGTCGAACCAGCGATATGGTATGATACAGAAGTTAAGCTATTTGAAATTCAAAGGGTATAg